One stretch of Planococcus sp. PAMC 21323 DNA includes these proteins:
- the opp3b gene encoding oligopeptide ABC transporter permease: MAKYIGKRLIYMIITLALIATFTFFLMKILPGSPVASADKLSPEQRAVVEARYGLDKPLPVQYFDYMFGLVQGDLGISINQFKGADVTDVILSRMGPSAQIGFQGMVLGTVLGILLGMVAALRQNTWVDYTSTFIAIVGISIPSFVFASLLQYWFGLKWDLFPVALWKDGFMSSVLPSIALAMFPLATAARFIRTEMIEVLGSDYITLAKAKGASGSEIAFKHAFRNALIPLITVLGPMAVAILTGSLVVEQIFAIPGIGEQFVKSIMVNDFAIIMGTTIFFSVFLIVIILLVDILYGIIDPRIRLSGGKS; the protein is encoded by the coding sequence ATGGCGAAGTATATAGGCAAACGTTTAATTTATATGATCATCACTTTGGCATTGATTGCTACATTTACATTTTTCTTAATGAAAATATTACCTGGCTCCCCCGTGGCTTCCGCAGATAAATTGTCTCCAGAACAAAGGGCAGTCGTTGAAGCAAGATACGGATTGGATAAACCACTTCCGGTTCAGTATTTCGACTATATGTTTGGTTTAGTGCAAGGTGATTTAGGTATTTCCATTAACCAATTTAAAGGCGCAGATGTTACAGATGTCATTTTAAGCCGAATGGGTCCTTCAGCTCAAATTGGTTTCCAGGGAATGGTATTAGGGACAGTCCTAGGAATCTTGCTGGGAATGGTTGCGGCTTTAAGACAAAATACTTGGGTCGACTATACAAGTACTTTTATAGCGATTGTCGGAATTTCAATTCCTTCTTTCGTATTCGCTTCTTTATTACAGTACTGGTTCGGTTTAAAATGGGATTTGTTCCCGGTAGCTTTGTGGAAAGATGGCTTTATGTCTAGTGTGTTACCATCTATCGCATTAGCAATGTTCCCGCTCGCAACTGCGGCACGTTTTATTCGCACTGAAATGATTGAAGTTTTAGGCTCAGATTATATTACATTAGCAAAAGCTAAAGGTGCTAGTGGCTCTGAAATTGCATTTAAGCATGCATTTCGTAACGCATTGATACCGTTAATCACGGTGTTAGGACCAATGGCTGTAGCGATTCTTACAGGATCTTTAGTTGTCGAACAGATTTTTGCAATTCCAGGAATCGGTGAGCAATTTGTTAAATCGATTATGGTTAATGATTTCGCAATCATCATGGGAACTACTATCTTCTTCTCGGTATTCCTAATAGTGATCATCCTGTTAGTAGATATTTTGTATGGCATCATTGATCCTCGTATCCGTCTTTCAGGAGGTAAAAGTTAA
- a CDS encoding putative glycoside hydrolase, whose protein sequence is MITTWKWLAICTVSIGLVGAGNVYAAEKEKTPDFTPRTYHTVQLDSQVLASSGLFKFDSGLEFNYPDAVRGIFVTAHSAGGERFDSLINLVETTDLNAMVIDIKEDVGHLTYIPEEGSSLAELEIGQALIKNPRAMLERLEEKEIYPIARVVVFKDTLLAEKRPELTFMEGDQVWKNNGGDSFVNPFLKEVWDYNVQIAIEAAKLGFKEVQFDYVRFPEGFENRADDLTYSFGEYEDSKADPIQRRVEAVTDFVAYAKEQLEPYGIEVSVDIFGYAATLPEAPGIGQNFSKISENVDVISSMIYPSHWGTAYFGISNPDLQPYKLVSEYAKAENKVLGKLKNPPVSRPWLQDFTASYLGAGNYKSYGKAEVEAQIKALNEHGIEEYLLWNAGNSYSKGVDYTP, encoded by the coding sequence ATGATAACAACCTGGAAGTGGTTAGCTATTTGTACAGTAAGTATTGGATTAGTAGGTGCAGGGAACGTATATGCAGCTGAGAAAGAAAAAACGCCTGATTTTACGCCGAGGACTTATCATACAGTTCAACTAGACTCACAAGTGTTAGCTTCCTCTGGCTTATTTAAATTTGATTCAGGACTAGAATTTAATTATCCGGATGCTGTTCGAGGAATTTTCGTTACAGCTCATTCTGCTGGAGGAGAACGATTCGATTCATTGATTAATCTTGTAGAGACGACAGACTTAAATGCAATGGTAATTGATATAAAGGAAGATGTAGGGCACTTAACGTATATACCTGAAGAAGGCTCTTCATTAGCAGAGCTAGAAATTGGTCAAGCATTGATAAAAAATCCGCGAGCAATGCTAGAAAGATTAGAAGAAAAAGAGATCTATCCGATCGCACGCGTCGTTGTGTTTAAAGATACCTTGTTAGCGGAAAAGCGGCCTGAGCTAACGTTTATGGAAGGCGATCAAGTTTGGAAAAATAACGGTGGTGATTCATTTGTTAATCCTTTTCTTAAAGAAGTATGGGATTATAACGTTCAAATTGCCATTGAGGCTGCAAAACTTGGATTTAAAGAAGTTCAATTTGATTATGTGAGATTTCCAGAAGGGTTTGAAAATCGTGCAGATGATTTAACTTATTCTTTTGGCGAGTACGAAGACTCTAAAGCTGATCCAATACAAAGAAGAGTAGAGGCGGTAACAGACTTCGTAGCCTATGCTAAAGAGCAATTAGAGCCTTATGGAATAGAAGTATCAGTCGATATATTCGGATATGCTGCTACTTTACCTGAAGCACCTGGTATTGGACAAAATTTTTCGAAAATCTCTGAGAACGTAGATGTTATTTCGTCAATGATATACCCAAGTCATTGGGGAACTGCTTATTTTGGTATTTCGAATCCTGATTTACAACCTTATAAACTAGTCAGTGAATATGCAAAAGCAGAAAATAAGGTATTAGGTAAATTAAAAAATCCACCTGTATCAAGACCTTGGCTTCAAGATTTCACTGCAAGTTACTTAGGTGCAGGTAATTACAAGAGCTATGGAAAAGCAGAAGTAGAAGCACAAATCAAAGCATTGAACGAACATGGAATAGAAGAATATCTTCTTTGGAACGCAGGAAATTCATATTCAAAAGGTGTAGACTATACTCCTTAA
- a CDS encoding ABC transporter ATP-binding protein — protein sequence MAEKLLEIKNLKQYFNIGKANEVRAVDDISFDIYRGETLGLVGESGCGKSTTGRSIIRLYDATDGDVFYEGENVHGKKSKQDLKKFNRKMQMIFQDPYASLNQRMKVMDIIAEGIDIHGLAKNQTERKKMVYDLLETVGLNKEHANRYPHEFSGGQRQRLGIARALAVDPDFIIADEPISALDVSIQAQVVNLLKELQVEKGLTFLFIAHDLSMVKYISDRIGVMYFGKLVELAPAEELYKNPLHPYTQSLLSAIPLPDPNYERNRVRKSYDPAVHEYTKADDVRMREISPGHFVQCSEREFESIKAAAVNQ from the coding sequence ATGGCTGAGAAATTACTCGAAATTAAAAACCTGAAGCAATATTTCAATATCGGTAAAGCAAATGAAGTCCGCGCAGTAGATGATATTAGCTTCGATATTTATAGAGGAGAAACTTTAGGATTAGTTGGCGAATCAGGCTGTGGGAAATCTACAACCGGTCGTTCGATTATTCGTTTGTACGATGCTACTGATGGTGATGTTTTCTATGAAGGTGAAAATGTTCATGGAAAAAAATCAAAACAGGATTTAAAGAAATTCAATCGCAAAATGCAAATGATTTTCCAAGATCCGTATGCGTCTTTAAACCAGCGTATGAAAGTTATGGACATTATTGCTGAAGGCATTGATATTCATGGTTTGGCAAAAAATCAAACAGAACGTAAAAAGATGGTTTATGATTTGTTAGAAACAGTTGGACTTAACAAAGAGCATGCAAACCGTTATCCGCATGAATTCTCTGGTGGACAACGTCAGCGTCTTGGAATTGCCCGTGCTTTAGCGGTGGACCCTGATTTCATCATTGCCGATGAGCCAATCTCGGCTTTGGACGTTTCCATTCAAGCACAAGTTGTAAACTTACTAAAAGAACTTCAAGTTGAAAAAGGGTTAACATTCTTATTCATCGCGCATGATTTATCGATGGTTAAGTATATCTCTGATCGTATTGGAGTTATGTACTTTGGTAAATTAGTCGAACTGGCTCCTGCAGAAGAGTTATACAAGAATCCATTGCATCCATATACGCAATCATTGTTGTCAGCGATTCCGCTTCCAGATCCAAACTATGAGCGTAATCGGGTTCGTAAATCATATGATCCTGCCGTTCACGAATATACAAAAGCTGATGATGTTCGGATGAGAGAAATCAGCCCTGGCCATTTTGTCCAATGTTCAGAGCGTGAGTTTGAATCTATCAAAGCAGCAGCAGTAAATCAATAA
- the opp3C gene encoding oligopeptide ABC transporter permease, whose protein sequence is MTQNFDKIPELPKGSFERITLDAKQAERITKPSVSFWQDAWYRIRKNKGALFSLILFGLIVIMSFLGPVISPYEPNAQTITHANLPPKIPGVEKLGILNGVGTLGGEKVDLYELKNVEVNYWFGTDGLGRDMFSRVWKGTQVSLFIAFVAAAIDMLIGVIYGGVSGYFGGRVDDFMQRIVEILTGIPNLVVVILFILIMDPGILAIIIALTITGWTGMSRVVRGQVLKYKSQEFVLAARTLGASDSRIIWKHLMPNVLGVIIINTMFTIPSAIFFEAFLSFIGLGLQAPDASLGTLINDGYALIQFAPHILAFPAVLLSLIMIAFNLIGDGLRDALDPKMKD, encoded by the coding sequence ATGACTCAGAACTTTGATAAAATCCCAGAATTGCCGAAAGGTTCGTTTGAACGTATTACGTTAGACGCTAAACAAGCTGAACGTATTACAAAACCAAGCGTCAGCTTTTGGCAAGATGCTTGGTATCGTATTCGTAAAAATAAAGGTGCGTTATTTAGTTTAATTTTATTTGGCCTAATCGTAATCATGTCTTTTTTAGGTCCAGTTATTAGTCCATATGAGCCGAATGCTCAAACAATTACTCACGCAAACTTACCGCCAAAAATTCCAGGTGTTGAAAAACTAGGAATTTTAAATGGAGTTGGAACATTGGGTGGAGAAAAAGTTGATTTGTATGAATTAAAAAATGTGGAAGTAAATTACTGGTTCGGAACAGATGGACTCGGACGCGATATGTTCTCTCGTGTTTGGAAAGGAACGCAAGTGTCCTTGTTTATTGCTTTTGTAGCAGCAGCAATTGATATGCTAATCGGGGTAATTTACGGAGGCGTTTCAGGTTACTTCGGTGGGCGTGTAGATGACTTTATGCAGCGTATCGTTGAAATTTTAACTGGTATTCCAAACTTGGTTGTCGTAATTCTCTTTATCTTGATTATGGACCCCGGGATATTGGCCATTATCATTGCCTTAACCATCACCGGATGGACGGGAATGTCCCGAGTTGTTCGTGGACAAGTTCTTAAATACAAGAGCCAAGAATTCGTTTTGGCAGCACGTACATTAGGCGCTAGTGATAGCCGTATTATTTGGAAGCATTTAATGCCAAACGTTTTAGGTGTAATCATCATCAACACAATGTTCACAATTCCAAGTGCTATCTTCTTCGAAGCTTTCTTAAGCTTTATCGGACTGGGGCTTCAAGCGCCAGATGCATCGCTTGGAACATTGATCAACGATGGGTATGCATTAATTCAATTTGCGCCACATATTTTAGCATTCCCGGCCGTCTTGTTGAGTTTAATCATGATTGCATTCAACTTAATTGGTGATGGACTTCGTGATGCCCTCGATCCGAAGATGAAAGATTAA
- the spxA gene encoding transcriptional regulator SpxA — protein MVTLFTSPSCTSCRKAKAWLEEHDIPYTERNIFSEPLTISEIKEILRMTEDGTDEIISTRSKIFQKLNVDVESLPLQRLYELIQEHPGLLRRPIIMDEKRLQVGYNEDEIRRFLPRKVRAYQLLEAQRMVN, from the coding sequence ATGGTTACATTATTTACTTCTCCGAGCTGCACATCTTGCAGAAAAGCAAAAGCTTGGCTTGAGGAACACGACATTCCATATACTGAACGCAATATTTTTTCTGAGCCACTTACAATTAGTGAAATCAAAGAAATCTTACGTATGACTGAAGACGGTACAGATGAAATTATCTCTACGCGTTCTAAAATATTCCAAAAATTGAATGTAGATGTAGAAAGTTTACCACTTCAGCGTTTATATGAGTTAATCCAGGAACACCCTGGATTGCTACGCCGTCCAATTATTATGGATGAAAAACGTCTACAGGTCGGGTACAATGAGGATGAAATTCGTCGCTTCTTGCCACGTAAAGTTAGAGCTTATCAATTGCTAGAAGCTCAGCGAATGGTAAACTAA
- the mecA gene encoding adaptor protein MecA, which yields MEIERINDNTVKFYISYLDVEERGFSRDEIWFNRDKSEELFWEMMDEVNEEADFVMEGPLWIQVQAMEKGLEVTVTRAQLTKDGQKLDLPDDIEERRKMFASEETETAEFDEFEPVFDEPDVKKLEYTFIFSEVEELLPIARRLIYVPIESSVYHFENKYYLHTSFDEVLHSEEDIKNNVSIISEYLRSSPVTIHRLEEYGKPVFKEDALANILHYFG from the coding sequence ATGGAAATAGAACGCATAAACGACAACACAGTTAAATTTTACATTTCCTATCTCGACGTTGAAGAGCGAGGGTTTAGCCGTGACGAAATCTGGTTTAACAGAGATAAAAGTGAAGAGCTTTTTTGGGAAATGATGGATGAAGTCAACGAAGAAGCCGATTTCGTAATGGAAGGTCCACTTTGGATTCAAGTTCAGGCCATGGAAAAAGGTCTAGAAGTAACTGTGACACGCGCTCAACTAACAAAAGATGGGCAAAAGCTCGACTTGCCTGATGATATAGAAGAACGTCGCAAAATGTTTGCAAGTGAAGAAACGGAGACAGCGGAGTTCGATGAATTTGAACCAGTCTTTGATGAACCTGATGTGAAAAAACTTGAATATACATTTATTTTTTCAGAAGTTGAAGAGTTATTACCAATTGCACGTCGTTTAATTTATGTGCCGATTGAATCTTCAGTGTATCATTTCGAAAATAAGTATTACTTGCATACAAGTTTTGACGAAGTTCTACATTCAGAGGAAGACATTAAAAATAATGTTAGTATTATCTCTGAGTACTTGCGTTCATCTCCAGTGACGATTCACCGTCTTGAAGAATATGGAAAACCCGTGTTTAAAGAAGATGCACTCGCAAATATCCTACATTATTTCGGCTAA
- a CDS encoding ABC transporter ATP-binding protein, whose amino-acid sequence MEKILEVKNLELSFNTQAGEVKAIRGVNFDLNKGETLAIVGESGSGKSVTTKSIMRLLPEQSAEFKNGEILFDGRDLTKLSDKEMQKIRGKEISMIFQDPMTSLNPTMPIGRQLTEPLLKHQKISKTEAKKVAIDLLRLVGMPKPELRMKQYPHQFSGGQRQRIVIAISLACNPKILIADEPTTALDVTIQAQILELMKDLQKKIDTSIIFITHDLGVVANVADRVAVMYGGKIVEIGTVDEVFYNPQHPYTWGLLSSMPSLDTEDAKLYAIPGTPPDLLDPPKGDAFALRSEYALKIDMEQNPPFFKVSETHSAATWLLHPDAPQVEPPLTVIERMKKFPGSRYYEGGAV is encoded by the coding sequence ATGGAGAAAATTTTAGAAGTAAAAAACCTTGAACTTTCCTTTAACACCCAAGCTGGGGAAGTTAAAGCGATACGTGGGGTTAACTTTGATTTAAATAAAGGTGAAACTTTGGCAATTGTAGGGGAGTCGGGTTCAGGGAAATCTGTTACGACGAAATCGATCATGCGGTTGTTACCAGAGCAATCAGCAGAATTTAAAAATGGTGAGATTTTATTTGATGGCCGTGATTTAACGAAGTTAAGCGATAAAGAGATGCAAAAAATTCGCGGAAAAGAAATTTCGATGATTTTCCAGGATCCCATGACATCATTGAATCCAACAATGCCGATTGGGCGTCAATTAACAGAACCTTTGTTAAAGCACCAAAAAATCAGCAAAACTGAAGCGAAAAAAGTAGCAATTGATTTATTGCGTTTAGTTGGTATGCCAAAACCAGAATTGCGTATGAAGCAATATCCACACCAATTCTCAGGTGGACAGCGTCAACGTATTGTAATTGCCATCTCATTGGCTTGTAATCCAAAAATCTTGATTGCAGATGAACCTACAACTGCACTTGATGTGACGATTCAAGCGCAAATTCTTGAATTGATGAAAGATTTGCAGAAAAAAATCGATACATCTATTATTTTTATCACACATGATCTTGGTGTTGTTGCTAACGTAGCAGACCGTGTAGCAGTTATGTACGGTGGGAAAATTGTTGAAATTGGAACGGTTGATGAGGTATTCTACAACCCGCAACATCCGTATACATGGGGCTTATTAAGTTCAATGCCTTCTTTGGACACGGAAGATGCTAAATTGTATGCAATTCCTGGAACGCCTCCTGATTTATTGGATCCACCAAAAGGAGATGCATTTGCACTTCGAAGTGAATATGCACTAAAAATTGATATGGAGCAAAACCCTCCATTCTTTAAAGTTAGTGAGACGCACTCGGCTGCTACATGGTTATTGCATCCAGACGCACCTCAAGTAGAGCCACCTTTAACTGTTATTGAACGCATGAAGAAATTCCCAGGAAGCAGATATTATGAAGGGGGCGCGGTGTAA
- a CDS encoding peptide ABC transporter substrate-binding protein produces MKNSKIFWLLSLVLVLSAFLAACGGSDEEDTGTDKKEGNQTAGEPDAEQVLNLMESAEIPTMDISLAEDAVAFNIFNNVNEGLFRLNKENVAEPALADGEPEVSEDGLTYTFKLRDSNWSDGTPVTAKDFVYSWQRSIDPDTGSPYGAYMMAGSIVNATEIAAGEMEPTELAVKAVDDNTLEVQLERPVPYFMSLMSFPTFYPQNEAFVTEKGDAYASNSENLIFNGPFTLTDWDGTGLTWKMQKNPEYWDAETVKLDTINVDVVKEPATAVNLYNSGEKDRAGLAGEFARQYANDENLVTDLEPTLFYFKLNQERKGEKNALANVNIRKAIAQGFNKQDLVDVVLANGSLPANFLVPTEFSFDESKADFRDVNGDLIEFNAEEAGKLWATGLEELGVEEVTLEILGGDTETAKNMDAYLKAQLEENLEGLTIDLKAVPFGVRLELDEAQDYDIQTAGWGPDYQDPMTFIDLFVTGSPQNKMGYSNPEYDALVESAKGELATDAAGRWEAMAQAEKILLADDAAIAPIYQRGAMALQQPYVNDIIKHPFGGDFSYKWAYISGK; encoded by the coding sequence GTGAAGAATAGTAAGATTTTTTGGCTACTAAGCCTAGTTTTAGTTCTTAGTGCTTTTCTAGCCGCATGTGGTGGCAGTGATGAAGAAGACACAGGAACTGACAAAAAAGAAGGAAATCAAACAGCTGGGGAACCAGACGCAGAACAAGTTTTAAACTTGATGGAAAGCGCTGAAATTCCAACAATGGATATTTCACTAGCTGAAGATGCAGTTGCGTTTAACATTTTCAATAATGTTAACGAAGGACTTTTCCGTTTAAACAAAGAAAATGTTGCTGAACCAGCACTTGCTGATGGCGAGCCTGAAGTCAGCGAAGATGGTCTAACTTACACATTCAAATTACGTGATTCTAACTGGTCAGATGGTACACCAGTTACTGCTAAAGATTTTGTATACTCTTGGCAACGTTCAATTGATCCTGACACTGGTTCTCCATACGGAGCTTACATGATGGCTGGTTCGATTGTAAATGCTACTGAAATTGCTGCAGGAGAAATGGAACCGACTGAATTGGCAGTTAAGGCTGTTGACGATAACACTCTAGAAGTTCAATTAGAGCGTCCAGTACCTTACTTTATGTCATTAATGTCATTCCCAACTTTCTACCCACAGAACGAAGCTTTCGTTACTGAAAAAGGTGACGCTTACGCTTCTAATTCTGAAAACTTAATCTTTAACGGACCATTCACATTAACTGATTGGGACGGAACTGGTTTAACTTGGAAAATGCAGAAAAACCCTGAATACTGGGATGCTGAAACAGTTAAACTTGATACAATCAACGTAGACGTTGTAAAAGAACCTGCTACTGCAGTTAACCTTTACAACTCTGGTGAAAAAGATCGTGCTGGTCTTGCTGGTGAGTTTGCAAGACAATATGCAAATGATGAAAACCTAGTAACTGATTTAGAACCAACTCTTTTCTACTTTAAACTTAACCAAGAACGTAAAGGCGAGAAAAACGCACTTGCTAACGTCAACATCCGTAAAGCAATTGCACAAGGTTTCAACAAGCAAGATCTAGTTGACGTAGTATTAGCTAACGGTTCTCTACCAGCTAACTTCTTAGTACCAACTGAGTTTTCTTTTGATGAAAGCAAAGCTGATTTCCGTGATGTTAACGGAGACCTAATTGAATTTAATGCTGAAGAAGCTGGAAAGCTTTGGGCTACTGGTCTTGAAGAACTAGGAGTAGAAGAAGTTACACTTGAAATCTTGGGTGGCGATACTGAAACTGCTAAAAACATGGATGCGTACTTGAAAGCACAACTTGAAGAAAACCTTGAAGGTCTAACTATCGATCTTAAAGCAGTACCTTTCGGTGTTCGTTTAGAACTTGACGAAGCTCAGGACTATGACATTCAAACTGCTGGATGGGGACCAGATTACCAGGATCCTATGACATTCATCGATTTGTTTGTTACTGGATCTCCTCAAAACAAAATGGGTTACTCAAACCCAGAATATGATGCTTTAGTTGAATCTGCTAAAGGCGAATTGGCTACAGATGCAGCTGGACGTTGGGAAGCAATGGCTCAAGCTGAGAAAATTCTATTAGCTGACGATGCTGCAATCGCACCAATCTATCAGCGTGGAGCTATGGCTCTTCAACAACCATATGTTAACGACATTATCAAACACCCATTCGGTGGAGATTTCTCTTACAAATGGGCATACATTTCGGGTAAATAA